One Rissa tridactyla isolate bRisTri1 chromosome 4, bRisTri1.patW.cur.20221130, whole genome shotgun sequence DNA window includes the following coding sequences:
- the CAT gene encoding catalase, which produces MADSRDDASDQLKHWRSQRGSQKPDVLTTGAGNPVGDKLNVLTVGPRGPLLVQDVVFTDEMAHFDRERIPERVVHAKGAGAFGYFEVTHDITQYCKAKVFEHIGKRTPIAIRFSTVAGESGSADTVRDPRGFAMKFYTEEGNWDLVGNNTPIFFIRDAMLFPSFIHSQKRNPQTHLRDPDMMWDFWSLRPESLHQVSFLFSDRGIPDGYRHMNGYGSHTFKLVNASGRAVYCKFHVKTDQGIKNLSVEEAERLASTDPDYGIRDLYNAIAKGDYPSWSFYIQVMTFEEAEQFPFNPFDLTKIWPHGDYPLIPVGKLVLNRNPVNYFAEVEQMAYDPSNMPPGIEPSPDKMLQGRLFSYPDTHRHRLGPNYLQIPVNCPFRTRVANYQRDGPMCVSDNQGGAPNYYPNSFTGPEDQPMVKECRVSVSGDVQRFNSANEDNVTQVREFYTKVLKEDERQRLCKNIADHLKDAQLFIQKRAVKNFTDVHPDYGARIQALLDKYNADSGKKDVIRTYSQSTSRVSAKERSNL; this is translated from the exons ATGGCTGACAGCCGGGACGACGCCTCGGACCAGCTGAAGCACTGGCGGAGCCAGCGGGGCTCGCAG AAACCAGATGTCTTGACCACTGGTGCTGGGAACCCAGTAGGGGATAAGCTTAATGTTCTGACAGTGGGGCCGCGTGGACCTCTTCTTGTTCAAGATGTTGTTTTCACTGATGAGATGGCTCATTTTGACAGAGAGAGGATTCCTGAAAGAGTTGTGCATGCAAAAGGGGCAG GAGCTTTTGGCTATTTTGAAGTCACGCATGATATTACCCAGTATTGTAAGGCCAAAGTGTTTGAACACATTGGAAAAAGAACTCCGATTGCTATACGATTCTCCACTGTTG CTGGAGAATCTGGGTCAGCTGATACAGTTCGTGACCCTCGAGGATTTGCAATGAAATTCTATACAGAAGAGGGTAACTGGGATCTTGTGGGAAATAATACTCCTATCTTCTTCATTCGGGATGCGATGTTG TTTCCGTCCTTCATCCATAGCCAAAAGAGGAACCCTCAGACTCATTTGAGGGATCCTGACATGATGTGGGACTTCTGGAGTCTTCGCCCTGAGTCCTTGCATCAA GTGTCTTTCTTGTTCAGTGATCGTGGTATTCCTGACGGCTATCGCCATATGAATGGATATGGATCACATACTTTTAAACTAGTTAATGCTAGTGGAAGAGCAGTTTACTGCAAATTCCATGTGAAG aCTGACCAGGGCATCAAAAATCTTTCTGTTGAAGAAGCAGAAAGATTGGCTTCTACTGATCCTGACTATGGAATACGCGATCTTTACAATGCCATTGCCAAAGGGGACTATCCATCGTGGTCTTTCTACATTCAAGTTATGACGTTTGAAGAAGCAGAGCAATTTCCATTCAATCCTTTTGATTTAACTAAG ATTTGGCCGCACGGTGACTACCCTCTCATCCCTGTGGGAAAGCTTGTCTTGAACAGGAATCCTGTCAATTACTTTGCAGAGGTAGAACAGATGGCCTATGATCCCAGCAACATGCCGCCTGGTATTGAACCTAGCCCTGATAAAATGCTGCAG GGTCGTCTCTTTTCGTATCCTGACACTCACAGACACCGGCTGGGACCTAACTATCTCCAAATTCCTGTGAACTGCCCCTTCAGAACTCGTGTGGCCAATTACCAGAGGGATGGGCCGATGTGTGTTTCTGACAACCAAG gtGGTGCCCCAAACTATTATCCAAATAGTTTTACTGGTCCGGAAGATCAGCCCATGGTAAAGGAATGCCGCGTGTCTGTTTCCGGAGATGTGCAGCGCTTCAATAGTGCAAATGAAGATAATGTGACTCAG GTACGAGAATTCTATACCAAAGTGCTGAAGGAGGATGAACGTCAAAGGCTGTGTAAAAATATTGCTGATCATCTTAAAGATGCGCAACTCTTCATTCAGAAGAGAGCT GTGAAAAACTTCACTGATGTTCATCCTGACTATGGTGCCCGTATTCAGGCTTTGCTGGACAAATACAATGCTGACAGTGGGAAAAAA gATGTAATTAGGACATATTCACAGTCCACATCTCGTGTGTCTGCCAAAGAAAGATCCAACTTGTAA